A stretch of Paenibacillus peoriae DNA encodes these proteins:
- a CDS encoding PadR family transcriptional regulator translates to MNLLSYGLLGLLAREESSGYDLMLRIQPFWQAKHSQIYPLLARMESKELLASRWIQQSDKPDKKMYTITDKGIHMLQQWSQEALAAPVTRDELSLRLFCLWLTDKSSANRMLEERKRHFIQKIQHLEDILNDIPAENLHFGSKNFGDYILVQKGLLNAKAGLEWCQMVLRMLLAGDVSADTNPFSLKPQS, encoded by the coding sequence ATGAATTTACTATCGTATGGTCTGTTGGGGCTTCTCGCAAGAGAGGAATCCTCCGGCTATGATCTGATGTTGCGTATCCAGCCTTTTTGGCAGGCCAAGCACAGTCAGATCTATCCGCTACTGGCCCGTATGGAGAGCAAGGAACTGCTAGCCTCCCGTTGGATTCAGCAGTCCGACAAGCCTGATAAGAAAATGTATACCATTACCGACAAGGGAATCCATATGCTTCAGCAATGGTCCCAGGAAGCGTTAGCTGCTCCGGTTACACGGGATGAATTAAGTCTTCGACTGTTCTGTCTTTGGTTAACGGACAAAAGTAGTGCCAATCGTATGCTGGAGGAACGCAAACGTCATTTTATTCAGAAAATCCAGCATCTTGAGGATATCCTGAACGATATTCCTGCAGAGAATTTACATTTTGGCAGTAAGAACTTTGGTGACTATATTTTAGTACAAAAAGGACTTTTGAATGCTAAAGCAGGTCTGGAATGGTGCCAAATGGTTCTGCGTATGCTGCTTGCCGGTGATGTCAGTGCTGACACTAATCCGTTTTCACTTAAGCCGCAAAGCTGA
- a CDS encoding YxcD family protein, translated as MILSMDEIVNAICLHMAERKGVQPTDVTVELSWEEDTGYSAEVHVQGRSQYLVEANMIEAILRYLYSEYNIRAYREQIRLDLDEEITAIVQT; from the coding sequence ATGATTTTGAGTATGGATGAGATTGTCAACGCTATTTGCTTGCATATGGCTGAACGTAAAGGTGTCCAGCCCACGGATGTGACAGTAGAACTAAGCTGGGAAGAGGATACAGGTTATTCAGCAGAAGTCCATGTACAGGGCCGCAGTCAATATCTGGTGGAAGCCAATATGATTGAAGCCATTCTGAGATACCTATATTCCGAATACAATATTCGTGCCTATCGCGAACAAATCAGATTGGATCTGGATGAAGAAATTACTGCTATTGTCCAAACTTGA
- a CDS encoding STM4011 family radical SAM protein, whose protein sequence is MRATLYYRGSLTSCNYACPYCPFSKNVDSRETLNKDRAQLERFADWVREQGALGHRLSIFFNPYGEALIHSWYHKTMIELSHMAHVEKVAVQTNLSTKLDWTKELNPETAALWATYHPGETKEQVFISQAMKLYELGISYSVGTVGLRQAFPAIRSLRSQLPTDVYLWINAYKDRPHYYTDAEVTELTAIDPYFQWNLKDYSSQGRACRAGEDVFYVQGDGRVKHCYQDRRVLGHLYRDGLEGLSGKRPCRMKECGCYIGYIHMEEQPFREMYGSGLLERVPQVQLSPVPSFSRQTIHRANESI, encoded by the coding sequence ATGAGAGCGACCTTATATTATCGTGGTTCGTTGACCTCGTGCAACTATGCTTGCCCTTATTGCCCGTTCAGTAAAAACGTTGATAGTCGGGAAACGTTGAACAAGGATCGGGCCCAGTTGGAACGTTTTGCTGATTGGGTACGGGAACAGGGCGCTTTGGGGCATCGTCTCTCTATTTTTTTTAATCCGTATGGAGAAGCCTTGATTCATTCCTGGTATCACAAGACCATGATTGAGCTTTCCCACATGGCGCATGTGGAAAAAGTGGCGGTACAGACGAATCTCTCGACTAAGCTGGATTGGACGAAAGAACTGAACCCGGAGACTGCTGCGCTGTGGGCTACATATCACCCTGGAGAGACGAAAGAGCAAGTTTTTATATCGCAGGCTATGAAGCTATATGAACTTGGTATTTCCTATAGTGTCGGTACCGTCGGGTTAAGACAAGCATTCCCAGCTATTCGTTCCTTAAGATCGCAACTTCCAACGGATGTTTATTTGTGGATCAACGCCTACAAGGATCGTCCCCATTATTATACAGATGCTGAAGTTACTGAATTAACTGCGATCGACCCCTATTTTCAATGGAATTTAAAGGATTATAGCAGTCAGGGACGGGCATGTCGCGCCGGTGAAGATGTATTTTATGTCCAGGGTGACGGAAGAGTAAAACACTGCTATCAGGATCGACGGGTGCTTGGACACTTATATAGGGATGGTCTTGAGGGCCTGAGTGGCAAACGTCCGTGCCGGATGAAAGAATGCGGCTGCTATATCGGCTACATTCATATGGAAGAGCAGCCATTTCGGGAAATGTACGGTAGTGGCTTACTCGAAAGGGTGCCGCAGGTACAGCTATCTCCGGTTCCATCATTTAGCAGACAAACTATTCATAGAGCAAATGAATCCATATAG
- a CDS encoding STM4012 family radical SAM protein: protein MKAMNLNHSHPADAPAPEIDTNLALSRFQWPETPAEWARTIREAPYRSYLYSYPHKTAYRPFDTPLSLQELWEKEELESYFLYMHIPFCAARCGFCNLFTLPDKRLDVHKEYVDALERQAKQWAPIMGRRPFSRFAIGGGTPTLLEAPLVERLFDIAENMMGLDPKRASISVETSPDTVTEDRLEVLKRRGTDRVSMGIQSFVESESAAIYRPQKPKLVREALERLVEYNFPLLNVDLIYGLPGQTVETWLYSLEEALSYSPGEIFLYPLYIRENTILKPGYTGLDHDIRLSLYEVARERLKQAGYVQYSMRRFAKNDGISSKELLPYSCQEEGMAGLGCGARSYTRNVHYASRYGVSAAATRSIIADYVAAERHDLADYGFILNQDESKRRFILKALLHREGLELSAYAERFGVSLSDDFTGMSLLLESGMAVVEEGTLRLTEEGMAYSDAIGDWMISTSVRERMEGYVGA, encoded by the coding sequence ATGAAAGCCATGAATCTGAATCACTCGCATCCAGCGGATGCGCCAGCCCCGGAGATAGACACAAACTTAGCACTGTCTAGGTTTCAGTGGCCTGAAACTCCTGCTGAATGGGCACGCACAATCCGTGAAGCTCCCTATCGCTCCTATCTGTACTCTTACCCGCATAAAACGGCCTATCGTCCGTTTGATACACCACTCTCATTACAAGAGTTGTGGGAGAAGGAGGAGTTAGAAAGCTATTTTTTGTATATGCATATTCCATTTTGCGCGGCTCGCTGTGGATTTTGTAACCTGTTCACTTTGCCGGACAAGCGTCTGGATGTACATAAGGAGTATGTAGATGCGCTAGAAAGACAAGCCAAGCAGTGGGCACCCATTATGGGCCGTCGGCCTTTTTCACGTTTTGCGATCGGCGGCGGTACACCGACCTTACTGGAGGCTCCTTTGGTGGAGCGCTTGTTTGACATTGCGGAAAATATGATGGGACTGGACCCTAAGCGAGCTTCTATTTCGGTGGAAACCTCTCCCGATACTGTAACTGAGGACAGGTTGGAGGTGCTCAAGCGCCGCGGGACAGATCGTGTCAGCATGGGAATTCAGAGCTTTGTGGAATCAGAAAGTGCCGCCATATACCGACCTCAGAAGCCCAAACTTGTTAGAGAAGCACTTGAGCGGCTGGTGGAATACAACTTTCCTTTGCTGAACGTGGATCTGATCTATGGCTTGCCTGGTCAAACGGTGGAAACCTGGCTGTATTCTTTAGAGGAAGCCCTGTCTTACTCGCCAGGAGAGATATTTCTTTATCCGTTATATATTCGAGAAAATACGATTTTAAAGCCAGGCTATACCGGGCTGGATCATGATATTCGCCTAAGCTTGTATGAAGTGGCGCGCGAACGGCTCAAACAAGCAGGATATGTACAATACTCCATGCGCCGTTTTGCTAAAAATGATGGTATATCCAGCAAAGAACTTTTGCCCTACAGTTGTCAGGAGGAAGGTATGGCTGGTCTGGGGTGTGGTGCACGCTCCTATACACGCAATGTCCACTATGCCAGCCGTTATGGGGTTAGTGCAGCAGCTACGCGTAGCATTATCGCAGATTATGTTGCTGCGGAACGTCATGATCTGGCTGACTACGGCTTTATTTTAAATCAGGATGAGAGTAAGCGGCGCTTTATCCTGAAGGCGCTTCTTCATCGGGAAGGTTTGGAGCTATCGGCCTATGCAGAGCGCTTCGGTGTATCCCTCTCGGACGATTTTACAGGAATGTCGTTGCTGCTGGAATCCGGTATGGCTGTCGTCGAGGAGGGCACGCTGCGACTTACAGAGGAAGGAATGGCCTATTCCGATGCGATTGGGGACTGGATGATCTCCACGTCAGTACGTGAGCGTATGGAAGGATATGTAGGAGCATGA
- a CDS encoding STM4013/SEN3800 family hydrolase → MTDMNQIVGSHDIVMITLDTLRYDVAKLEEENCPNLCGSGSWEKRHTPGSFTYAAHHAFFGGFLPTPANTDKTSHIRLFHTKDTGLRTHPHTWLFDAPDIVSGLEGEGYRTICIGGVIFFTKKNKLAKVLPGYFQESYWRMNFGVTNPRSTENQVNHALKLLENADPSQRLFLFLNVSAIHGPNHYFVKGAAKDSVESQRAALRYVDGELGRLFDTLRNRGKTFCMVFSDHGTAYGEDGYEGHRLAHEVVWNVPYREFIL, encoded by the coding sequence ATGACTGATATGAATCAAATTGTCGGCTCTCATGATATTGTCATGATTACGCTTGATACTCTGCGTTATGACGTAGCAAAGCTGGAAGAAGAGAACTGTCCGAATTTGTGCGGCTCCGGGTCGTGGGAAAAGCGCCATACACCGGGTAGCTTTACCTATGCTGCACATCATGCTTTTTTTGGCGGATTTTTGCCGACTCCAGCGAATACGGATAAGACTTCACATATCCGTCTGTTTCACACCAAGGATACGGGACTGCGTACGCATCCACATACGTGGCTGTTCGATGCCCCGGATATTGTATCCGGGCTAGAGGGTGAAGGTTATCGGACCATCTGTATCGGCGGCGTTATTTTTTTTACAAAGAAAAATAAGCTTGCCAAGGTGCTGCCTGGATATTTTCAAGAAAGCTACTGGCGTATGAACTTTGGTGTTACCAACCCCCGTTCGACAGAGAATCAGGTGAATCATGCTCTGAAACTTTTGGAAAATGCAGACCCGTCACAGCGCTTGTTTTTGTTTCTGAATGTATCAGCGATCCATGGGCCTAATCATTATTTTGTGAAAGGCGCAGCCAAAGATTCAGTGGAGTCTCAACGAGCTGCCTTACGGTATGTGGATGGTGAACTTGGACGTTTGTTTGATACTTTGCGAAATCGGGGCAAGACGTTTTGCATGGTTTTTTCCGATCATGGTACAGCTTATGGGGAAGACGGCTATGAAGGACATCGTCTGGCGCATGAGGTAGTTTGGAATGTGCCTTACCGCGAATTTATTTTGTAG
- a CDS encoding STM4014 family protein, with protein MVRMSDCIVSEPFILFGNPGNRRTTGLQEARSRLMLPPALEVSYKNVLEAIRQKQGLSELMLRIAARATQDSVNGSSFVQESIDQLLAGQMDSGPLLRLDAPGESFEVERELIALGASDGEGDDSLLPWPEWTQGTGISAAEARRLQEQHGRIWHPAQWFRGYCRLLAWLRDEVALLWPSSHWMNDPAEVAVMFDKRRCSAVLGKADIRVPPVLVSSGGAFRDVVDLHTAMKESGFHRVFVKIFCGSGASGVMAYQVHPHTHAELAVTTIGTEIIRGQRVYYNAGRLRRYTDKQDIHAILNWLCLEGVHVERWIPKATLNGRVYDVRQLVCGSEACHAVLRLSHSPITNLHLRNERLSLKEAGLPQNTVESVQLTAKAAMSVFPASMVAGLDVLVPAHGGRPYVLDVNPFGDLLYRVEHQGWNPYEWEMLHLANRSVGTERTDRYD; from the coding sequence ATGGTTAGGATGTCAGACTGTATTGTCAGCGAGCCGTTTATCTTGTTCGGTAATCCGGGGAATCGTCGAACTACTGGGCTGCAGGAGGCGCGAAGCAGATTAATGCTTCCGCCCGCTCTGGAGGTTTCCTATAAGAATGTGCTGGAAGCTATTCGGCAGAAACAAGGTCTGAGCGAGCTGATGTTGCGAATAGCTGCACGAGCTACGCAAGATAGCGTGAATGGCAGTTCCTTTGTGCAAGAGAGCATTGATCAGTTACTGGCGGGGCAGATGGACAGTGGTCCGCTGCTTCGTCTGGATGCACCGGGCGAAAGCTTTGAGGTAGAGCGTGAGTTGATTGCTCTGGGTGCCTCGGATGGTGAGGGAGACGATTCTCTATTGCCATGGCCCGAATGGACACAAGGCACAGGTATATCGGCGGCAGAAGCGCGGCGTCTGCAGGAGCAGCACGGTCGTATTTGGCACCCGGCACAATGGTTCCGGGGCTATTGCCGTCTGCTGGCCTGGCTGCGAGATGAAGTGGCTCTGCTCTGGCCCTCGTCACACTGGATGAACGATCCGGCGGAAGTGGCCGTGATGTTCGACAAACGGCGTTGTAGCGCCGTTTTAGGCAAGGCAGATATAAGGGTCCCGCCAGTGCTCGTATCTTCAGGTGGTGCATTTCGTGATGTTGTCGATCTGCACACAGCAATGAAGGAGAGCGGGTTTCACCGCGTATTTGTGAAAATATTTTGTGGGTCCGGTGCTTCTGGTGTCATGGCCTATCAGGTACACCCCCATACCCACGCGGAACTGGCGGTGACCACGATTGGAACGGAAATCATACGCGGACAGCGCGTGTATTATAATGCCGGACGATTGCGTCGTTATACGGATAAGCAGGACATTCATGCTATCCTTAACTGGCTATGTCTGGAAGGGGTACATGTGGAGCGCTGGATTCCCAAAGCGACTCTGAACGGGCGTGTTTATGATGTGCGCCAACTCGTGTGCGGATCAGAAGCTTGCCATGCGGTTTTACGTTTGAGCCACAGCCCCATTACCAATTTGCATTTGCGTAATGAGCGGCTCTCGCTGAAGGAAGCCGGATTACCACAGAATACGGTGGAATCGGTCCAGCTTACTGCGAAAGCCGCTATGAGTGTTTTTCCGGCGTCCATGGTTGCTGGACTGGATGTGCTGGTTCCGGCTCATGGGGGGCGTCCCTATGTGTTGGATGTTAATCCGTTCGGTGATTTGCTGTACCGGGTTGAACATCAGGGTTGGAACCCGTATGAATGGGAAATGCTGCACCTCGCTAATAGGAGCGTGGGTACGGAAAGGACAGACAGATATGACTGA
- a CDS encoding STM4015 family protein — translation MEVKLVVDYEAYENGQTMAKSIEELAAKPESAQVTDLIIGDWGGAYESSPEDFIPVLVKLKDHFPKIRKLFIGDMEYDECEVSWINQTNLSPLLEAFPALESFHIKGSQDLSLEPLRHNHLQELVIICGGLPVSVLQQICNAELPELRKLELYLGVENYGFDGNLKDILPFLDSNPFPKLTYLGLKDSEIQDEIAIAAANAPVIGQLEVLDLSQGTLSDKGAEALLASESIKGLKHLDLSYHYMSSEMMQRWKSSGLSVNVEDQQEADEEDDWRYPSLTE, via the coding sequence ATGGAAGTGAAATTGGTAGTGGATTATGAAGCTTACGAGAATGGCCAAACGATGGCTAAATCTATTGAGGAACTGGCAGCCAAGCCGGAGAGCGCGCAAGTTACAGATCTCATCATTGGTGATTGGGGCGGCGCCTATGAAAGTTCACCAGAGGATTTTATCCCAGTGTTAGTGAAGCTCAAAGATCATTTCCCTAAGATACGCAAACTGTTTATTGGTGATATGGAATACGATGAGTGTGAGGTTTCATGGATTAACCAGACGAATCTGTCCCCATTGTTAGAAGCGTTTCCAGCATTGGAGTCCTTTCATATCAAAGGAAGCCAGGACCTGAGCTTGGAGCCGCTTCGTCATAACCATCTTCAAGAATTGGTTATTATCTGTGGTGGCCTGCCTGTGAGCGTTCTTCAGCAAATATGTAATGCCGAACTGCCTGAACTGCGCAAGTTGGAACTGTATTTGGGTGTCGAGAACTATGGCTTTGACGGTAACCTTAAAGATATTTTGCCGTTTTTAGACAGCAATCCTTTTCCCAAACTTACATACTTGGGACTCAAAGATAGTGAAATACAGGATGAAATTGCTATTGCAGCAGCTAATGCCCCTGTGATTGGACAATTGGAAGTGCTGGATCTCTCACAAGGTACGTTGTCTGATAAAGGTGCAGAAGCGCTACTGGCTAGTGAAAGTATAAAAGGGCTGAAGCATCTGGATTTGAGCTATCATTATATGTCTAGTGAAATGATGCAACGTTGGAAAAGCTCGGGTCTATCTGTGAACGTGGAAGATCAACAAGAAGCGGATGAGGAAGATGATTGGCGCTATCCATCACTGACTGAGTAA
- a CDS encoding efflux RND transporter periplasmic adaptor subunit, whose amino-acid sequence MKILRVESTLAALVLGGAVLAGCSSNSGAAQDMVVPVKISQAQQGIIGQGNIYTGTVTPSETVNIVPKVGGKVVELPVDIGSEVKKGQVLFKLDDKDMRNNVAKARAAAAAAAAGVSTAQASHESTMVQANSGLVQSKSGVIQSQSAINQAQGAINQATTAVEQATHGVSSAANTVKQTQQALADAQKNVTRTQSLFDAGASTQAQLEQAKTAVVNAEAAYNNAQNAQANAQDQLVAAQKALTTARNSYDSAKNSYSNANSGYSNAQNQLKVSQNTAVIESSQQSLKQAQLNVNIAQDALDDTVVTSPINGIVGTKNAEVGEMVSAQSPALVIANLSTVNTLIYVPAEQINNVKAGDKVQVRVAASNIVTTGTVKNVSPLDASGKGYPVKISVANPDTILKSGMLADISFVAANAQEGIVVPTAAVQKDQGKEYVYVVNGDHAKRKEVKTVQTAGSQTLVTSGLSNEENVIVNNLALLSDNSPITISQ is encoded by the coding sequence ATGAAAATATTGAGAGTAGAAAGTACATTAGCGGCTTTAGTGCTCGGCGGCGCAGTGCTGGCAGGCTGCTCCAGTAATAGCGGGGCGGCTCAGGATATGGTCGTTCCGGTTAAAATCAGCCAAGCACAGCAGGGAATTATCGGACAGGGAAATATTTATACAGGAACGGTTACACCTTCGGAGACGGTGAACATCGTGCCTAAAGTGGGCGGTAAAGTGGTTGAGCTGCCTGTGGATATTGGCTCCGAGGTTAAAAAGGGTCAAGTACTGTTCAAGCTTGATGATAAGGATATGCGGAATAATGTTGCGAAAGCCCGCGCCGCAGCAGCTGCGGCAGCAGCCGGAGTAAGCACCGCTCAAGCATCCCACGAATCTACGATGGTTCAAGCAAACTCGGGCTTAGTGCAGTCCAAGAGTGGCGTGATTCAATCCCAAAGTGCAATCAATCAGGCACAGGGAGCTATTAATCAAGCCACTACAGCCGTAGAACAAGCAACACATGGTGTCTCCTCGGCAGCCAATACGGTGAAACAAACGCAGCAAGCTTTGGCAGATGCACAGAAGAATGTAACACGTACACAAAGTCTATTTGATGCAGGTGCGAGCACCCAAGCACAATTAGAACAAGCCAAAACAGCAGTCGTGAATGCGGAAGCGGCTTACAATAATGCACAAAATGCGCAGGCTAACGCGCAAGATCAGTTGGTAGCTGCGCAGAAGGCTCTAACTACAGCTCGCAACAGCTATGATTCAGCAAAAAATAGCTACAGTAATGCCAATAGCGGTTACAGTAATGCGCAAAATCAGCTCAAAGTATCTCAAAATACTGCGGTTATCGAGTCCAGCCAACAATCTCTTAAGCAGGCTCAGCTGAATGTGAACATTGCTCAGGACGCATTGGATGATACTGTTGTAACATCACCGATCAATGGTATTGTGGGCACTAAAAATGCAGAAGTGGGCGAAATGGTATCCGCTCAGTCTCCTGCGCTGGTCATCGCTAATCTGAGTACGGTCAATACTTTGATCTATGTTCCAGCGGAACAGATCAACAATGTAAAAGCAGGTGACAAGGTACAGGTTCGTGTTGCAGCTTCCAACATTGTAACAACAGGTACAGTTAAAAATGTAAGCCCGTTGGATGCAAGTGGAAAAGGTTATCCTGTAAAAATCTCAGTAGCGAATCCAGACACGATACTGAAATCCGGCATGTTGGCTGATATCAGCTTTGTCGCTGCCAATGCACAAGAAGGCATTGTGGTTCCTACTGCGGCAGTTCAAAAGGATCAAGGTAAAGAATATGTATATGTTGTAAACGGAGACCATGCGAAACGTAAGGAAGTGAAGACTGTTCAGACGGCAGGTTCACAAACACTCGTTACCAGTGGCTTGAGCAATGAGGAGAATGTGATCGTGAATAATCTGGCATTGCTGTCCGATAACTCACCGATTACAATTAGCCAATAA
- a CDS encoding DHA2 family efflux MFS transporter permease subunit codes for MAANEIAAAPSTDSSKERWLAFFAIVLGAFVAILNNSLINVAIPRLTTDLGSTTTRIQWVITGYTLASGVIVPITGYMEQRLGYKKFLILALSVFSLGTGICIFAWSDSSLIAARVLAGLGGGVIMPLSMTIIYKIMPREQIGMSLGIWGIAAMAAPAVGPTLSGYLIEWFNWRFLFIVSVPVALFAILMVILLIKEPPKVEPKPFDLPGFLLAATCAGTLLYALTNGQRDGWTSFGIVSLLFIAFWALVFLIYVESGKDNAVIEISLFKNSKYTISVIASSLVMMGMYGGTFLTPLFLQNIQRVSPIDTGIILIPQAIAMAAMMPIAGKLFDKFGIVPLGLVGLTLTSFMTYHLHQLTPDTSHAWLETVMALRGLGIGICMMPLSTVGMNAVHPSKVANASTASNLVRTVAASMAIAVLTAIMQSRSAAHAQQISESITPDSAHTLQATLGSSWMSSISSLITLDATSRGIGDTFLISSIPLFCTIPLIFLFIQRKKAKTQPEA; via the coding sequence GTGGCTGCCAATGAAATTGCTGCTGCTCCTTCGACAGATTCTTCCAAAGAACGCTGGCTTGCCTTTTTCGCTATCGTTTTAGGCGCCTTTGTCGCCATTCTGAACAACAGTCTGATCAATGTCGCCATTCCTAGATTGACGACGGATTTAGGATCTACGACGACACGTATTCAGTGGGTTATTACAGGTTACACGCTTGCATCTGGTGTAATTGTACCGATTACCGGATATATGGAGCAGCGCCTCGGATACAAAAAGTTTTTGATTCTAGCGCTCAGCGTATTTTCGCTGGGAACGGGAATATGTATTTTTGCATGGAGTGATTCTTCCCTGATCGCAGCACGGGTGCTGGCTGGTCTGGGCGGTGGTGTTATTATGCCGCTGAGTATGACGATTATTTACAAAATTATGCCGCGTGAACAAATCGGTATGTCCCTTGGTATATGGGGGATCGCCGCAATGGCAGCGCCGGCTGTAGGGCCTACGCTTAGCGGATATTTGATTGAGTGGTTTAACTGGCGGTTCTTGTTTATTGTCAGTGTGCCGGTTGCTTTATTTGCAATTTTAATGGTTATTCTTCTAATCAAAGAGCCGCCTAAAGTAGAGCCGAAGCCGTTTGATCTACCGGGCTTTTTGCTGGCCGCAACTTGTGCCGGAACACTCTTGTACGCATTGACAAACGGCCAGCGTGATGGCTGGACTTCTTTTGGAATTGTATCCCTGCTGTTTATTGCTTTCTGGGCACTTGTTTTTCTGATCTATGTAGAAAGCGGCAAGGATAATGCTGTAATTGAAATCTCATTATTCAAGAATTCAAAGTATACGATTAGTGTTATTGCCTCTAGTCTGGTCATGATGGGGATGTACGGAGGAACGTTCCTAACACCGTTGTTTTTGCAAAATATCCAGCGTGTGTCACCGATTGATACTGGTATTATCCTCATTCCACAGGCCATTGCCATGGCGGCTATGATGCCTATTGCCGGGAAGCTGTTCGATAAGTTCGGAATTGTGCCTTTGGGGCTTGTGGGCCTGACGCTAACCAGCTTTATGACCTATCATCTTCACCAGCTTACGCCAGATACTTCGCATGCCTGGTTGGAAACCGTAATGGCATTACGGGGTCTGGGAATTGGTATTTGCATGATGCCATTGTCCACGGTCGGTATGAATGCCGTTCATCCGAGCAAGGTAGCCAATGCATCTACAGCATCCAATCTGGTACGTACTGTGGCTGCATCTATGGCGATTGCGGTGCTAACCGCCATTATGCAAAGCCGTTCGGCTGCTCATGCCCAGCAAATTTCGGAGTCCATTACGCCAGACTCGGCTCATACGCTACAAGCGACATTGGGCAGCTCATGGATGTCATCCATAAGTAGTTTAATCACACTAGATGCCACATCAAGAGGGATTGGGGATACGTTCCTCATTTCATCCATACCGCTGTTTTGCACGATTCCACTAATCTTTTTGTTTATTCAGAGGAAGAAAGCAAAGACACAGCCGGAAGCTTAA
- a CDS encoding HlyD family secretion protein — MSKKTVLPILIVLLVLSGGAIGYYYWYQATHFVKSDDARIQADQYKVMPQISGEISHIDVEEGDVVQRNEPIAEQDVSGLDASMISKSVLRAPINGTVIKIYSKEHEIGSPGSAVATMVDMNSLYVSTNIEETDINRIKPGQLVDITLDAAGDQVIQGKVRKVGEASNAVFSLVPAVNTSGNFNKVTQRVPVEIAVNKPKDMKLIPGTNVEVKIHTP, encoded by the coding sequence GTGAGTAAGAAAACTGTATTGCCAATCCTCATTGTACTGCTCGTTCTGAGCGGTGGAGCTATTGGCTACTATTATTGGTATCAAGCAACACACTTTGTTAAAAGTGACGATGCGCGCATTCAAGCAGATCAATATAAAGTAATGCCGCAAATCTCCGGAGAAATAAGCCACATTGATGTGGAAGAAGGAGATGTTGTTCAGCGTAATGAACCTATTGCCGAGCAGGATGTATCTGGGCTGGATGCGAGTATGATCAGCAAGTCCGTACTGCGCGCGCCGATCAACGGAACCGTCATTAAGATTTATTCCAAAGAGCATGAAATCGGATCGCCGGGTAGTGCTGTTGCAACTATGGTGGATATGAACAGCTTGTACGTATCCACGAACATTGAAGAAACTGACATTAACCGTATTAAACCAGGACAGCTTGTGGATATTACGCTTGATGCAGCAGGTGACCAGGTGATTCAGGGTAAAGTTCGTAAAGTGGGCGAAGCCTCCAACGCCGTGTTCTCACTCGTTCCTGCAGTCAACACAAGTGGTAACTTTAACAAGGTGACCCAGCGTGTGCCTGTAGAGATTGCTGTGAACAAGCCGAAGGATATGAAGCTTATCCCTGGAACGAACGTGGAAGTAAAAATTCATACACCTTAA
- a CDS encoding flavodoxin, producing MNLGKIMITYASLTGNTEEIAELIAEGVRQAGHEAELKASYDCSAQELLAYDGFLLGVYTWGDGELPDEFLDFYEELDELDLSGKKTAVFGSGDTSYTQFCGAVDLVEEKVKERGASVIQESLKIEFNPLDDDKENCRAYGRQFAQAGIGVS from the coding sequence ATGAACTTGGGTAAAATCATGATTACTTATGCCAGTTTGACCGGTAATACAGAGGAAATTGCGGAATTGATCGCCGAGGGCGTCCGTCAGGCAGGACATGAGGCTGAGTTGAAGGCTTCGTATGATTGCAGTGCGCAAGAACTGCTCGCATATGACGGGTTCCTGCTGGGTGTATATACATGGGGAGATGGTGAGCTTCCTGATGAATTTTTGGATTTTTACGAGGAACTAGACGAACTTGATCTGTCTGGTAAAAAGACGGCAGTATTTGGCAGTGGAGATACATCCTATACGCAATTCTGTGGTGCAGTGGACTTGGTAGAGGAAAAAGTCAAAGAACGCGGCGCATCGGTCATTCAGGAGAGTCTGAAGATTGAATTCAATCCATTGGATGATGATAAGGAGAATTGCCGAGCTTACGGAAGACAATTTGCACAGGCTGGTATTGGGGTGTCCTGA